The Pseudobacteroides sp. region TTTTTAGTAGAGCACCATAACCTTGCAAAAATAATTCTGAAAACATTTTTTTAATTGAATAGGCTCTTATAATTTCAGCACCTGAAATTGAGTCCTGTATAAAGGATTCAACCTTAAGCCGTGCTTTCTCTTCTTCCGAATAACACTTTTTATATTTTGAAAGCAGCGGAATAAGAGCAATGGAGAGCAGTGCGGTAATAGCCATTACTCCAAAAAACAAGGACGGACCTTTATAAAAAAGATACCCAATAACAACTGCAGATGAGCATACCGCTGACAGCAAATTCTTTATTACCGTTACTATCCCTGACAAGGATTTTGATGCTGATGTGTATAATATCGAAAGCAGATCGTTACTATGGTACTTCTTAATGTTTTCCATTTTACATTTCATTAGCTTTCCCATTGCCAAAGCTTGAATTTCTTCATTCATTCTGACAATAAGCCTTGAAGACATGTATTCATTTATAATATTCAAAAAGGGAACAAGGATTATGTTGATGGCAACAATCATAAACAGAGCACTTGCTATCATAGGCATGTCTTTTAGAGATGCACCGTTTATCAGACTGCGAATGCTGTTTATTTGGACAAGAATCAAAGATGATGAAACCATTGATATAAGGTATATAAACAGCAGCATTCTTAAGCTTCCCAACCCTCCGGAATTGGCAGCTTTCATAAACGCAACTGTATCTGAAAACACCTTACTTCTGTTCATTGTTTTCTTCACCACCAAAAAGAAATTCTAGTATATGAGAAGCAGCATCAATACTTTCACTGTACTCAATCTCGTATACCTGGACCTTATTTGAAAGCCTGGCTGCAACTTTTCTGTTCTTTGCCATGTTCTGTGGATGCCTTGAATTTAGAAGGAGCTTTATAAATGCCTCCCCTGAAGACAGCTTTTTAATGCATACTCCGTCATAACCTTCCATCCTCTTTAAAAGCACAACTGCTTTTGCAGGTATTAAGCCTTCTATGTCTTCAAAACGTTTAGGGTTTAAAATAAATTTTTCGTCCCCTCCAGGATGATGCTTGTTTTTTCCAAGCATCTTAACCGCTGAAATACTAAAATGCCGGGAAAGCACTTCCCCTTCCATATGACCTATATTCCTTGAGGCAACCGGATGAGGAAATGGCGATACCTTGAGGGTTTCAACATTTATCGGTACAATATCGTCGGTAAGATAACTGCCCCCTTTTGTACAGAGAGTTGAAATCATTGTAGTTTTACCGGCATGTGTAGTGCCTGAAATTATAATTGCCTTTCCGTTATAGCTAACTGCACCCCCATGCAGATACCACCAGTATGAGTTTTCTAGAAATACAGGCAAAAAAGCAACTTCGTACAACTCCCCTAATATCCCGCTTAGACCATTTGAACTGGAAATTTCACTATCATCATATGACAGTCTATATATCATATCACTTTCATTTTTTATTATAAATGCTCCCGGCAAGCGTAGATTATTTTCAAGCTTGTCCGAAATCTCAAACATCTTAAACATAAAGTCAATATGATCATCCAGCTCTTCTACATAATTTTTTATACAGATTGCCCATCCAATATTTCTGTGGGTTATATATTTTTCAGAGTAAAATCCCATTATTAATATCCCCGTCCTCACAGTATAGTAAATACAGGCACAACAAAAAGGCTGCTATGCATCAAACATAACCAGTTCCTTATTCATCATATCAACAAACAGCTCTTCACAGTCTTTAATAATTTCTTCTCTGAGAACCTCGTGATTTGTACCATCACAACCACTGGAAAGATTGGAAATAAAGAGTTCAACTATATCGTTAAAACATTTCATATCACATTCTTTCCATAAAAAGGCGGCCGTTTCATTAAATACATGGGTGAATTCGGTAGAAGCCTTATATACCACCAGGCTTCCGTCATCTAAAGCGTATTCTTCAGCATCACTGCTTTTTATTATCCTTATTTGCCTGTTAAACTCCATTTGTCATCCCCCTCGTACAGTGTCTTTCTGACTTCATCTTCATTAAATAGGAGCACATCAGTATAAGAGACTTAAGTATATACTTCATACAGATAAGCATTGGTCTTATAAATAAAACTTCGCTGCATGACAGCCTGTGGATCTTTCCTTCAAAAAGGGATATCCCTGCGATTACCCGTGCCAGTATCCCATTATGTAATGCAAATATTGCTCCGTCACTTGGTGTAGTATGAATTTTTTCAACACATCCCATAATATTTGATTCATTAATTACAGGATCCAGATAAAATACATTATCGCCCTTGGTCTGGTAATATACTGATGAGTTCTCGGTATAAAGCCTGACTACCCTGTGAATAAGCAAATTGCCTTCCAATCCAAACACCACTACATCGCCTACCCTGATACCAGATGCTACCGGATTTATATATACCTTTGATCCCTGTGGTATCAGAGGATTCATGCTGATGCCG contains the following coding sequences:
- a CDS encoding S24/S26 family peptidase, whose protein sequence is MPVNNNKIDMIAILKARKNLNRGTWITTCGISMNPLIPQGSKVYINPVASGIRVGDVVVFGLEGNLLIHRVVRLYTENSSVYYQTKGDNVFYLDPVINESNIMGCVEKIHTTPSDGAIFALHNGILARVIAGISLFEGKIHRLSCSEVLFIRPMLICMKYILKSLILMCSYLMKMKSERHCTRGMTNGV